The window GCCGGCTTCCCGGCCGGGGCGTTCCAGAGCCTGCTGATCGGCGCGTCGGCGGTGGACCGGGTGATCCGCGACGACCGAGTGGCGGCGGTGACCCTGACCGGCAGTGAGGCGGCCGGGCGGGCGGTGGCCGCCGCCGCCGGGCAGGCGCTGAAGAAGACGGTGCTGGAGCTGGGCGGCTCGGATCCGTTCGTCGTGCTGCCGTCAGCGGACGTGCCGCAGGCGGCGGCGGTCGCCGCGCGGGCCCGCTGTCAGAACAACGGGCAGTCGTGCATCGCGGCGAAACGGTTCATCGTGCACCGGGCGGTGCTCGACGAGTTCACCGGCGAGTTCGTGGCCCGGATGGCGGCCCTGGTGGTCGGTGACCCGGCCGACCCGGCGACCGAGGTCGGGCCGCTGGCCACCGCGCAGACCCGGCAGGACGTGGCCGACCTGGTCGACGACGCGGTGGCCCGGGGAGCGACCGTGCTGACCGGCGCGAAACTGCCGGACGGGCCGGGCTGGTTCTACCCGCCGACGGTGCTGACCGGCGTCGACCCGACCATGCGGCTGTACGCCGAGGAGTCGTTCGGCCCGGTCGCGGTGATCTACCCGGTCGACTCCCTCGACGAGGCGATCGAGGTGGCCAACGGCACCGCGTTCGGGCTCGGCTCGGTGGTGTGGACCGGCGACCCGGCCGAGCAGCGCCGCTGCGTCGATGAGTTGGCGGCCGGCAGCGTCACGGTCAACGGGATGACCGTGTCCTACCCGGAGCTGCCGTTCGGCGGCATCAAGACCAGCGGGTACGGCCGGGAGCTGTCGGTGCACGGCATCCGCGAGTTCTGCAACGTCAAAGCCGTCTGGCAGGGCTGACCTCATCGCGCCAGCGGTACCGCGTTCGTCGTCAACTGCTCAACCTTTTCGGGCGCGTCTGCGTGGCGAGCTGAAACGCCTTCCTCCACGGGAACACGGTCGGTCGGTCGGTGCCGGTGCCGGTGCCTGGTGCCTGGTGGGTGTGGTGTCCAGTCGTCGTCCGGGCCGGAGATGACCCGGACGCCTTCGGCCCGCAGGTCGGCGATGGAGCGTTGGTACGGGGCACGGGCGGCCAGTGTCCTGCGCCGGAAATTCGCCTGATAAGTGGGTAGGGTGGGGGGATACCGAGAACTGGTCGTCCCACCCCGCCGCTGACGCTGACCGACGAAGAACGGGCGACGTTGACCCGCTGGTCACGGCGGGCGACGTCGTCACAGGTTCTGGCGATGCGTTCACGGATCATCCTGGCGTGCGCCGAAGGGGCGTCGAACACTGACGTCGCGTCGAGTCTCGGCGTGCATCTGTCGACTGTGGGTAAGTGGCGGCGGCGTTTCCTGAAACTACGCCTGGACGGCCTGGTGGACGAGGAACGGCCGGGCCGCCCGCCGTCGATCAGCCTTGACCGGGTCGAGGATGTGGTGGTCGCGACCCTGGAACAGACTCCACGTCACGCCACCCACTGGTCCCGCGGGTCGATGGCGGACAGGTCCGGGTTGTCGAAGTCCACGATCGGGCGGATCTGGCGCGACTTCGGCCTCAAGCCCCACCGTGCCGACACGTCCAAGCTGTCCACCGACCCGCTGTTCATCGAGAAGGTCGTCGACGTGGTCGGGCTGTACCACAACCCGCCCGAGCGGGCCGTGGTGCTCTGCGTCGACGAGAAAGAGCCAGGTCCAGGCCCTCGACAGATCCCAGCCGGTGCTGCCGATGATGCCCGGCATGCCGGAACGCCGCACCCACGACTACGCCCGCAACGGCGTCACCAGCCTGTTCGCCGCGTTCACCATCGCCGACGGCACGGTCCGGCCGAAGATCATCGACCGCAACGACTCGGAGACGTTCCTCGCGTTCCTCACCGACATCGACCGGGACACGCCCGACCACCTGCGTGTCCACCTGGTCCTGGACAACGGTTCCAGCCACACCTCGAAAGCCACCCGGGCCTGGCTGGCCGCGCACCCGCGCTTCACCGTGACCTACACCCCGAAACACGCATCCTGGCTGAATATGGTGGTGCGACACGCAAGTCGCATGAGTACAGCGACACTCATCGAAGGGGGTGCGGCGTGACGTCGCGGATGTAGTGTCCGGTCCCGTGCGCAAGGACCGTCCCCGCCTCGGCGTGCGTCGCGGGTAACCGCGGGGTGCGAAGCCCGGGGAAGGGCCCAAGGACTCCTGTTCCATCCAGGGGTTACCGGCTGGGGAAGACCGGACGGGTGAACGCAAGTGAACCCTCGATGACGCCTCGTCATAGGCACTTCCGCTCGATGGGACGCGCCAGCGGGAGACAGGGGCCAGCCGTTGCAAGGCGGCAGGTGCCGCTCGGAGGAATCTAGCCGGGCGGGAGCGCACCACCGTCCCCGGGGTTCAGAGGGCGCCCTACCCGGTCGTATCTGTCTCATGCGGAACGTGACAACCCCGATGGGGTCCAGACGGACAGTGATTCGGCTGGTAGGCCGCCTGTGAGGGCGGACGATGTCCCAGCGGGCGCAGGACGACCCGAGAAGCGAATGCCGGTGGCCGAAAGGCAGCGGGAAACCGGCGGCGGTGATGCTGGCTCCTCCGCCAGCGGTCGCCGGATAACCGGCCGGATAAGGGCATGTGCCCTGGCCTGAAAGGGCGCTGACGCGGGTCGGGTGAGCCTGCGGAGCTACTGCTGACCACAGCTTCGGAACCGAAGGGCAAGTTAGACACGATGACAGCTCATGCCTTCGCTTTGGCGATGGCGGCTCTCGACGTGAACGGACCGGAGGACGATCCTGCTGGCTGGGACGCCATCGACTGGCGGACCTGCGAGGACAACGTACGGCGGCTACGGCAGCGGATCTTCGCGGCGTCGCGGGACGGGGACCTGAAGAAGGTCCGGAACTTGCAGAAGTTGATGCTCCGCTCGCGCAGCAACGCCGTGGTGGCGGTGCGGCGGGTGACGGAGCGCAATGCTGGTCGCAGGACGGCCGGGGTGGACCGGCAGGTCGTGGTGACTGGGGAGCAGAAGGCCGAACTGGCCGACTGGATCCAGAACGACGCCAAGCCGTGGACTCCCCTGCCGGTCAAGCGCGTGTATGTGCCCAAGAGCAACGGCCGCCGTCGCGGCCTCGGGATTCCCGTGATCGCTGACCGGGCGCTGCAAGCCCTGACGGTGAACGCGTTGGAGCCCGAATGGGAGGCCCGGTTCGAGCCGAAATCCTACGGCTTCCGACCGGGTCGTGGCTGCCACGACGCCATCGTGGCCATCCACACGACGTCGAGCCGCACCGACGCCAAACGGCTGTGGGTGCTCGACGCCGACCTGGCGGCGGCGTTCGACCGGCTCGACCACGACCACATTTGCCGGTCGCTGGGCTGGTTCCCCGGACGGGGACTGGTCCGGCAGTGGCTGAAAGCGGGCGTGGTCGAGGACGGCCGGTTCACCCCCACCGGGGAGGGCGCTCCCCAGGGCGGGGTGATCAGTCCGTTGCTCATGAACGTTGCTCTGCACGGCATGGAGGTTGCGGCCGGGGTCCGCTACCACGTCACCGGCACCCGTGCCGGGAAGACGATGGACGGTTGCCCGGTCGTGGTCCGCTACGCCGACGATCTGATCGCCTTGTGTCACTCCCGTGAGCAGGCCGAACAGGTCAAGGCGGCACTGGCCGGATGGCTGGCGCCCAGGGGTCTGGTCTTCAACGAGGACAAGACCCGGATCACGCACCTGACCGAGGGCGTGGACTTCCTGGGGTTCAACATCCGCCGCTACCCCAACGGCAAGCTGCTGACCAAGCCGAGTAACGACGCGGTGCGACGGATCCGCAGACGCCTGTCCGTGGAGGTGCGGGCCCTGCGCGGGTCCAACGCCGACGCGATGATCGGCAAGCTCAACCCGATCATCAACGGATGGTGCGCCTACTACCGGATCGGGGTGTCCAAACGCGTGTTCAACGCGCTGGACGCCCACGCGTGGAAACTGGTCTACAAGTGGGCCAGGTTCACCCACGCGAACAAGCCGAGACGCTGGGTGGTAGCCCGGTACTTCGGCGAGTTCAACTCGTCCCGGCGTGACAGGTGGGTATTCGGGAGCCGGGAAACCGGCTACTACCTGCGCAAGTTCGCCTGGACTCCGATTGTCCGGCACCGGATGGTCGCAGGGACGGCGTCACCCGACGACCCGACCCTGACCGACTACTGGACCCGGCGGCGTCGCCGCAGCAATCTCCCGGTGGACATCACCACGCAACGGCTCCTGCGAGCCCAGCACGGCCGGTGTCCGATCTGCCGAGACCTGCTGCTGCACGCCGACCACGAGCCGCGAAGCCCACGTGAGTGGGAACAATGGCTCACCGCCACCCGCAG is drawn from Micromonospora sp. Llam0 and contains these coding sequences:
- a CDS encoding transposase yields the protein MPERRTHDYARNGVTSLFAAFTIADGTVRPKIIDRNDSETFLAFLTDIDRDTPDHLRVHLVLDNGSSHTSKATRAWLAAHPRFTVTYTPKHASWLNMVVRHASRMSTATLIEGGAA
- a CDS encoding NADP-dependent succinic semialdehyde dehydrogenase, encoding MPIATVNPATGETVRTYPSMSDDEIEQALAAADAARPPMRAASFAQRASWLRAAADLLDADGADLAATMTLEMGKPIGAALAEVRKSAAGCRFYADQAERMLADEPVDPAAVGARSAYVRYEPLGVVLAVMPWNFPLWQALRFAAPALMAGNVGLLKHASNVPQTAIYLGELFTRAGFPAGAFQSLLIGASAVDRVIRDDRVAAVTLTGSEAAGRAVAAAAGQALKKTVLELGGSDPFVVLPSADVPQAAAVAARARCQNNGQSCIAAKRFIVHRAVLDEFTGEFVARMAALVVGDPADPATEVGPLATAQTRQDVADLVDDAVARGATVLTGAKLPDGPGWFYPPTVLTGVDPTMRLYAEESFGPVAVIYPVDSLDEAIEVANGTAFGLGSVVWTGDPAEQRRCVDELAAGSVTVNGMTVSYPELPFGGIKTSGYGRELSVHGIREFCNVKAVWQG
- the ltrA gene encoding group II intron reverse transcriptase/maturase → MTAHAFALAMAALDVNGPEDDPAGWDAIDWRTCEDNVRRLRQRIFAASRDGDLKKVRNLQKLMLRSRSNAVVAVRRVTERNAGRRTAGVDRQVVVTGEQKAELADWIQNDAKPWTPLPVKRVYVPKSNGRRRGLGIPVIADRALQALTVNALEPEWEARFEPKSYGFRPGRGCHDAIVAIHTTSSRTDAKRLWVLDADLAAAFDRLDHDHICRSLGWFPGRGLVRQWLKAGVVEDGRFTPTGEGAPQGGVISPLLMNVALHGMEVAAGVRYHVTGTRAGKTMDGCPVVVRYADDLIALCHSREQAEQVKAALAGWLAPRGLVFNEDKTRITHLTEGVDFLGFNIRRYPNGKLLTKPSNDAVRRIRRRLSVEVRALRGSNADAMIGKLNPIINGWCAYYRIGVSKRVFNALDAHAWKLVYKWARFTHANKPRRWVVARYFGEFNSSRRDRWVFGSRETGYYLRKFAWTPIVRHRMVAGTASPDDPTLTDYWTRRRRRSNLPVDITTQRLLRAQHGRCPICRDLLLHADHEPRSPREWEQWLTATRRAVRRHAVTVWGAGTPDERVANRLIHTHCHRRTTSNGSPALPPTREPPGLA